In Carya illinoinensis cultivar Pawnee chromosome 6, C.illinoinensisPawnee_v1, whole genome shotgun sequence, a single genomic region encodes these proteins:
- the LOC122314510 gene encoding mediator of RNA polymerase II transcription subunit 32-like translates to MDSTVDSLNNAYQEFVVAAANVLEAKEISSAQKTAATDAAVENFKQIWELFRVACDQADEFVEPVKQRIGSECLVDEATGSLAGKPGQSASTGLPPISAVQLEQMSKAVRWLVIELQHGSGTGAAHSHPSAPFDARFSEDAAQ, encoded by the coding sequence ATGGACAGCACGGTAGATTCTCTGAACAATGCATATCAGGAGTTTGTGGTTGCAGCAGCTAATGTGCTCGAAGCCAAGGAGATTTCTAGTGCCCAGAAAACAGCAGCCACAGATGCTGCTGTAGAAAATTTTAAGCAGATTTGGGAGTTGTTCAGAGTTGCTTGTGACCAAGCGGACGAGTTCGTGGAGCCTGTGAAGCAAAGGATTGGATCAGAGTGCCTTGTGGATGAAGCAACTGGCTCACTGGCTGGGAAGCCAGGGCAGTCTGCCAGTACTGGTCTCCCACCCATTAGTGCAGTACAGTTGGAACAGATGAGTAAGGCTGTTCGATGGCTTGTGATTGAACTACAGCATGGTTCTGGAACTGGTGCTGCCCATTCCCACCCTTCAGCTCCTTTTGATGCTAGGTTCTCTGAAGATGCAGCTCAATAG